GCCGCAGGCCGTGGCGCAGCTGCACGAGATCGTGGACGCGTTCGACGCGATCATGGTCGCCCGTGGTGACCTCGGCGTCGAGCTGCCTCTCGAAGAGGTGCCGGTCGTCCAGAAGAAGGCCATCGCCGAAGCCCGTCGCTGGGCCAAGCCGGTCATCGTCGCCACCCAGGTGCTCGAGTCCATGATCGAGAACCCCCGCCCCACCCGCGCCGAGGCCTCCGACTGTGCCAACGCCGTGCTCGATGGCGCCGACGCCGTCATGCTCTCCGGTGAGACCAGCGTGGGCAAGTACGCGATCGAGACGGTCAAGACCATGGCCCGCATCATCGAGTACACCGAGGAGAAGGCGCTCGACCTGGTGCCGGCCCTCGGCTCCAAGCCGAAGACCCGTGGCGGTGCCATCACCCTGGCCGCCGTGGAGATCGCCGACCAGCTCGACGCCAAGTACATCTGCACCTTCACGCAGTCCGGTGACTCGGCCCGCCGTCTGTCCCGCCTGCGCCCGAAGAAGCCGATCTTCGCGTTCACCCCGGTGGACCAGGTCCGCAACTTCCTGGCACTGACCTGGGGCATCCAGCCGATCCAGGTCCCCATGGTGAACCACACGGACGCGATGACCGCCCAGGTGGACACCTTCCTGACGGATCTGGAACTGGTCCAGGAAGACGACCTCGTCGTCATCGCCGCCGGTTCGCCTCCCGGACAGGCCGGCTCCACCAACTCCATCAAGGTCCACAAGGTGGGCGACCTGGCGGACACCGGCCGTGCCGGCCAGGAGGAGCGCCGGGAGCCCATCGGCCCGTGGCCCGCCAAGAAGAAGAAAAAGAAGTAGCTTTTCGCTGCGTTCCCCGAGGGGGCGGTCCGGAGGGGCCGCCCCCTCGGGCGTACCCGGGGGAGTCGCGCGGATGCCGTACTGGCCACGGCCGTCCTCCGGCTGAGTCCGCTATCCGGGGCGTGAGTCAGCTACATGATCCAGCGGACTCACGCCCCGGATAGCGGACTCGGCGGCCATGGTGCCACGGCGGTGGTGAGAGAACGACGACGGCGGCGCACCCCGAGTGGGTGCGCCGCCGTCGTCGTCGGTCGGCTGAGCGGGAGCTCAGTTCACCTGGTTGATGATGGTCTCCGCGACCTCGCGCATGCTGAGGCGGCGGTCCATGGAGGTCTTCTGAATCCAGCGGAAGGCCTCGGGCTCGGAGAGGCCCATCTTGGTGGTGAGGAGGCTCTTGGCGCGCTCCACGAGCTTGCGCGTGGCGAACTGCTCCTTGAGGTCTCCCACCTCCTTTTCGAGGGCCTTGATCTCCTCGTGGCGGGAGAGGGCGATCTCGATGGCCGGGATGAGGTCAGCCGGGGTGAAGGGCTTGACCACGTAGGCCATGGCGCCGGCCTCGCGGGCACGCTCGACGAGTTCCTTCTGGCTGAAAGCGGTCAGGAGCACCACGGGGGCGATCCGGGCCTTCGCGATCTGCTCGGCGGCGCTGATGCCGTCCATGACAGGCATCTTGACGTCCATGATCACCAGATCCGGCTTGTGCTCTTCGGCGAGCTCGACGGCGCGCTGGCCGTTGTCGGCTTCGGCGACGACGTCGTAGCCTTCACCGCGGAGGATCTCGATGATGTCGAGGCGGATGAGGGTCTCATCCTCGGCGACCACGATGCGCTTGGCGGGGCCGGTGGTGGTTTCAGTGGTGTCCTGGGCAGGGGATTCGCTCACAGGGTCTCCTTTAACGAGGGGAACGGGGACAACAGTGTCAGGTCTATGGCGCCGTTGCCAGTGGCCCTGATGGGCAATTTGACGCTCTTAGCCTATCGCCATGTAGAGTTATCACGCGTATGCGGCCCGCGTGATGTCGCGGACCGTTTCGGTGCCTGCCCGAGTGGCGGAATTGGCAGACGCGCCGCACTCAAAATGCGGTATCGAAAGGTGTGTGGGTTCGAGTCCCACCTCGGGCACCGACAGACCAACTCGGCAATCGTGGAGCATCCCCACGAGCCGACGGCGTCGACGACACGGAAAGGGCCCCGTCCAGCTGGACGGGGCCCTTTCCGTTCACCGGGCGCTCGCCCATGGGGGCCTCACCCATGCGAGCCTCGGTCGCGCGAACCTCGGGGGTCGGAGTCCGGCGACAGCCACCCGGGGTCAGCACCGCCCGATGATCGAGGTGACGTTCGGGCCCGTGTAGACGTAGCGATCGGTGACCCAACGGGAGCCTCCGGCCGTGTAGACCTTCAGCCAGATGTTGTCGCCGTCGACGGATTCCCCGTAGGTCCAGCAATCGAACTCGTAGACCTGACCTGCGCGGAGGGTGTAGCCGGCATAGGAGTATCCGCTGCCCGGGCCCGTCCTGACGTTCAAGGTGGTGTCGGTGTAGACCTGCGCGCACTTCGACGCGCGATCGCTGTAGGAGACTGCTCCGCCATAGCCGTTGTGGGGGAACGAGGAGCACAGCTTGATCGTGCTGGAGAGCTTGGGGACCGCCGCCTGAGCAGGTGCCGCCGCCGCGGCGGCTGAGAGCGCTGCGCCCAGCGTGATCGCTGCGGCCGACTTCTTCCAAAGGGCTTTCATCAGGGAATCTCCTTGATCGGTGAGGGTTGTGCGAATGATGAGAAGGTGGTGCAGGGTGGTGCCGAGCAGCCTGGGCGTGGTCCGGTCTATTGGACCTTGCCGATCCGGGTGGCGAAGTCGGCCCAGGTCGCGTC
This portion of the Arthrobacter woluwensis genome encodes:
- a CDS encoding ANTAR domain-containing response regulator; this encodes MSESPAQDTTETTTGPAKRIVVAEDETLIRLDIIEILRGEGYDVVAEADNGQRAVELAEEHKPDLVIMDVKMPVMDGISAAEQIAKARIAPVVLLTAFSQKELVERAREAGAMAYVVKPFTPADLIPAIEIALSRHEEIKALEKEVGDLKEQFATRKLVERAKSLLTTKMGLSEPEAFRWIQKTSMDRRLSMREVAETIINQVN
- the pyk gene encoding pyruvate kinase, encoding MRRAKIVATFGPALGTYEKALEVIQAGMNVARLNMSHGDHSMHDVNYENIRKASSMLGVAVGIMADLQGPKIRLGKFVNDEKHFLEVGDQFTITTENVPGTKEICSTTLKSLTEDVRPGDTLLIDDGKVALRAVSVDEIKVVAEVTVPGYVSNNKGINLPGVAVNVPALSEKDETDLRWALQRGVDMIALSFVRDAKDITRVHEIMEEEGRKIPVIAKIEKPQAVAQLHEIVDAFDAIMVARGDLGVELPLEEVPVVQKKAIAEARRWAKPVIVATQVLESMIENPRPTRAEASDCANAVLDGADAVMLSGETSVGKYAIETVKTMARIIEYTEEKALDLVPALGSKPKTRGGAITLAAVEIADQLDAKYICTFTQSGDSARRLSRLRPKKPIFAFTPVDQVRNFLALTWGIQPIQVPMVNHTDAMTAQVDTFLTDLELVQEDDLVVIAAGSPPGQAGSTNSIKVHKVGDLADTGRAGQEERREPIGPWPAKKKKKK